One Paenibacillus sp. FSL H7-0737 DNA segment encodes these proteins:
- a CDS encoding YqzL family protein: MRNFSWKYFAMTGDVDAYLLYKEAGYPLEDSGLQLVEEEKVCDEEAQ, translated from the coding sequence ATGCGAAACTTTTCGTGGAAGTATTTTGCAATGACAGGAGACGTCGATGCTTACCTGCTATACAAGGAAGCTGGCTATCCACTTGAAGACAGTGGATTACAGCTAGTGGAAGAAGAGAAGGTCTGTGATGAAGAAGCGCAATAA
- the era gene encoding GTPase Era, translating to MKFKSGFVAIIGRPNVGKSTLMNQVIGQKIAIMSDKPQTTRNKIHGVYTTNNSQIVFLDTPGIHKRQSKLGDYMNQTAMSTLGEVEAVLFLVDAADGLGGGDRYIAEQLNGLKTPVILVLNKIDKIEPEALLPLMAQYNKLHNFAEIIPISAKMGSNVNTLLEQVAKYLPEGPQYYPEDQITDHPEQFVCAELIREKILHLTREEVPHSIAVAIEDMRVEPNGVVHVSAVIFVERDSQKGIIIGKQGALLKEVGRRARTDIENLLGSKIFLELWVKVKKDWRNQDRVLRDLGFHKDL from the coding sequence ATGAAATTCAAATCAGGCTTTGTCGCAATTATCGGCAGACCGAACGTAGGCAAATCGACACTCATGAACCAGGTTATTGGACAGAAGATTGCAATCATGTCGGATAAGCCACAGACCACTAGAAACAAAATCCATGGGGTCTATACAACGAATAATTCGCAAATCGTGTTCCTGGACACACCAGGTATTCATAAAAGACAGTCCAAGCTAGGCGACTACATGAACCAAACTGCAATGAGCACGCTGGGTGAAGTTGAGGCTGTGCTGTTCCTTGTGGATGCTGCAGATGGTTTGGGTGGTGGAGACCGATACATTGCTGAGCAATTAAACGGACTTAAGACGCCAGTTATTCTTGTACTGAACAAGATCGATAAAATAGAGCCGGAAGCATTGCTCCCACTTATGGCTCAATATAACAAGCTGCATAACTTTGCTGAAATCATTCCAATTTCTGCCAAGATGGGTAGCAATGTTAACACGCTATTAGAGCAAGTCGCTAAGTATTTACCAGAAGGTCCGCAATACTACCCAGAAGATCAAATTACGGATCACCCTGAGCAATTTGTGTGCGCAGAACTAATTCGTGAGAAGATTCTGCATTTGACGCGCGAAGAAGTACCGCATTCCATTGCTGTGGCTATCGAAGATATGAGGGTTGAGCCGAATGGTGTTGTGCATGTGTCTGCCGTTATTTTTGTTGAACGTGATTCTCAGAAGGGGATCATTATCGGTAAGCAAGGTGCGCTGCTGAAAGAGGTTGGCAGACGTGCTCGAACTGACATTGAGAACCTTTTGGGTTCGAAGATTTTTCTGGAGCTATGGGTAAAAGTGAAAAAAGACTGGCGTAATCAGGACCGCGTTCTGCGGGATTTGGGCTTCCATAAAGACCTTTAA
- a CDS encoding cytidine deaminase, translated as MDSALLMQEAIKARAKAYIPYSRFGVGAALLDQDGHIHHGCNVENAAFGPTNCAERTALFRAVADGHAIGSFKAIAVVADSDGPVSPCGVCRQVLIELCSPDMKVILGNMKGDIVETTVGELLPGAFGPVDLKQGQAPE; from the coding sequence ATGGATTCCGCTCTTCTTATGCAAGAAGCGATTAAAGCACGTGCTAAGGCATATATTCCTTACTCCCGATTCGGAGTTGGAGCCGCCCTCCTTGATCAGGATGGTCATATTCATCACGGATGTAATGTAGAAAATGCTGCTTTTGGCCCAACCAATTGTGCAGAGCGGACTGCGTTATTCCGTGCCGTTGCCGACGGTCATGCTATCGGTTCTTTCAAGGCAATTGCCGTTGTTGCCGATTCCGATGGCCCCGTATCTCCTTGTGGTGTATGCCGCCAAGTTCTGATTGAGTTGTGTTCACCCGACATGAAGGTTATCCTTGGAAACATGAAGGGCGATATTGTTGAGACCACGGTGGGAGAATTACTTCCCGGAGCTTTTGGTCCCGTAGATCTGAAGCAAGGACAAGCTCCAGAATAA
- a CDS encoding diacylglycerol kinase family protein → MVKNTAVGHKKFWHSFRFASQGIVSAFKSELNMKVHCCLAVVVLVAAAVFRLPLASWMLLLFSITLVLTAELLNTAIEATVDLISPEIHPLAKRAKDTAAGAVLLTAVFAVLVGVYVFYHPVMDWITGLMS, encoded by the coding sequence ATGGTGAAGAACACGGCGGTAGGACATAAGAAGTTCTGGCACTCTTTTCGGTTTGCATCGCAAGGCATCGTGTCGGCATTCAAATCCGAGCTTAACATGAAGGTGCATTGCTGTTTGGCTGTGGTTGTACTTGTTGCCGCTGCCGTGTTCAGACTTCCGCTGGCCAGTTGGATGTTGCTGCTCTTCTCCATCACGCTTGTCTTAACCGCCGAGTTGCTCAATACAGCAATTGAAGCGACGGTAGACCTGATCTCGCCGGAGATTCACCCACTGGCTAAGAGGGCAAAAGATACCGCCGCAGGAGCTGTGCTTCTTACGGCGGTGTTTGCTGTCTTAGTCGGGGTCTATGTTTTTTACCACCCGGTGATGGACTGGATTACCGGACTTATGTCATAA
- the ybeY gene encoding rRNA maturation RNase YbeY, producing MSLEIVWDNEQEEYEIKDDLITLLENILQKAGEAEGIDRGEVALTFVDNVRIHELNLEYRGIDRPTDVLSFAMNESGEDELDIIYEVEEGEALEDVPDVLGDIIISVTRAQEQAQEYGHSLERELGFLFVHGFLHLLGYDHQDEASEAEMMSKQETVLAQVGLTR from the coding sequence ATGAGTTTGGAGATCGTTTGGGATAACGAGCAGGAAGAATACGAGATAAAGGACGATCTCATTACGCTGCTGGAGAATATTTTGCAAAAAGCAGGTGAAGCGGAAGGGATCGATCGGGGCGAGGTAGCTCTTACTTTTGTCGATAATGTTCGTATACATGAGTTGAATTTGGAATATCGGGGAATTGACCGTCCGACGGACGTACTTTCTTTTGCGATGAATGAAAGCGGAGAGGACGAGCTGGACATTATATACGAAGTAGAAGAAGGCGAAGCGCTGGAAGATGTTCCGGATGTACTGGGAGATATCATCATTTCCGTAACTCGTGCTCAGGAGCAAGCGCAGGAATATGGTCATTCGCTGGAGCGTGAGCTTGGTTTCCTCTTTGTGCACGGATTTCTGCATTTGTTAGGATATGATCATCAGGATGAAGCTTCAGAGGCTGAAATGATGTCTAAGCAAGAGACAGTACTAGCTCAGGTTGGGTTGACTCGCTAA
- a CDS encoding HD family phosphohydrolase, which yields MASKQPSKLSGFVYTNNGWKYSAATRYALFLLLGLVFYFSLSPDLLPKRYDIKENTLSAKEITAPKQILDKKATLKAAEEAAEGVSPKYKIIPMRADNLVTSLLDRIDRLNQDDLISQSDKTEIYRDEIPQRASDFILNFIASNRGGGTYSDHLLEEMQSVIKEQTYVIPDETYIKIPRLTSQDIIEMKPVARDIVTRLMNDQITDAQTARAKVAEQVSISSLSQRTAREVVQELVRLVITSNKFYDEDATKEAKVQARENTPDVFIEQGEVLVAKGQKITPELYALLDENGLLSNEVNYWPQVGLLLLATMLSAGLMVFIRYSGGTAGFKYNNSQLLMLVLVFVITIISMRLTAILQTDVHSYLGYLAPVAIGAMLITMLLDMTLAYFCSILISILASIILNVQQNSVFDFTFGFFSIVVCYVAIFATHRAGQRSTLLKGGIMVSLFGCVTVFMLTLLAGGEWKDVSTLYAVGFAFASGLLTAVLVIGLMPFFEATFGILSALKLVELSNPNHPLLRKLLTETPGTYHHSVMVGNLSEAAAEAIGADGLLCRVGSYYHDIGKTKRPFYFIENQNNMENPHDSIEPKLSKSIIVAHARDGVEMQREYKLPKPIRDIAEQHHGTTFLHYFYHKALKLAEEKGVEPDFTEEDFRYPGPKAQSKESAVVGIADSVEAAVRSLRKPTVLQVETMIEKIIKSRLDDHQFDECDLTIKELDIIARTLKETVMGIFHSRIEYPEDVRKPKKEEGAPNP from the coding sequence ATGGCTTCAAAGCAACCATCTAAATTAAGCGGATTTGTATATACGAACAACGGATGGAAGTATAGCGCGGCGACACGCTATGCTCTTTTCCTGTTACTCGGACTTGTGTTCTACTTCAGTCTGTCGCCCGATCTACTGCCTAAGCGGTACGATATTAAAGAGAATACGCTCAGCGCGAAGGAGATAACAGCGCCCAAGCAAATTTTGGACAAGAAGGCAACACTAAAGGCAGCGGAAGAAGCAGCCGAAGGTGTATCTCCTAAGTATAAAATTATCCCGATGCGGGCCGATAATCTTGTGACATCACTGCTGGACCGGATTGATCGCCTGAATCAGGATGACCTGATTTCGCAAAGTGATAAAACTGAAATTTATCGTGATGAAATCCCGCAGAGAGCCAGTGATTTTATTTTGAATTTCATAGCCTCAAATCGGGGCGGAGGCACTTATTCCGATCATCTTTTGGAAGAAATGCAATCTGTCATAAAAGAGCAGACCTATGTCATTCCAGATGAAACTTACATTAAGATTCCGCGACTGACCTCTCAGGACATTATCGAAATGAAGCCTGTCGCTCGTGATATTGTGACTAGGCTGATGAACGATCAAATCACGGACGCCCAGACTGCGCGCGCCAAAGTGGCGGAGCAGGTCAGTATCAGCTCTCTGAGTCAGCGTACGGCGCGTGAGGTTGTGCAAGAGTTAGTCCGGCTCGTTATTACAAGCAATAAGTTCTATGACGAAGATGCAACGAAGGAAGCGAAGGTACAGGCTCGTGAGAACACACCTGATGTGTTTATTGAGCAAGGGGAGGTTCTTGTCGCTAAAGGGCAAAAAATCACCCCTGAGCTGTACGCCCTATTGGATGAGAATGGCCTGCTAAGCAATGAGGTCAACTATTGGCCTCAGGTTGGATTGCTATTACTTGCTACCATGCTATCTGCGGGTCTGATGGTGTTTATCCGTTACTCTGGCGGAACTGCGGGCTTCAAGTATAATAATTCCCAGTTATTAATGCTGGTGCTTGTGTTTGTTATTACGATCATCTCCATGCGGTTGACCGCAATTTTGCAGACGGATGTCCATTCCTATCTCGGGTATCTGGCTCCAGTAGCCATTGGTGCTATGCTGATTACCATGCTTCTGGATATGACATTAGCGTATTTCTGTTCTATTCTGATCAGTATACTCGCCAGTATCATTTTGAATGTTCAGCAGAATTCGGTGTTTGATTTTACCTTTGGCTTCTTTTCAATTGTTGTTTGTTATGTAGCTATTTTTGCCACTCATCGTGCAGGCCAGCGTTCCACATTATTAAAAGGCGGGATTATGGTATCCCTTTTTGGCTGTGTGACCGTCTTTATGCTGACCCTCTTAGCTGGTGGTGAATGGAAAGATGTAAGCACGCTGTATGCCGTTGGTTTTGCTTTTGCGAGTGGACTTTTGACTGCAGTGCTTGTGATTGGTCTGATGCCTTTCTTTGAAGCTACCTTTGGTATTCTATCTGCCCTGAAGCTGGTAGAGTTGTCTAATCCGAACCATCCCTTATTGCGCAAGCTTCTTACGGAAACACCAGGAACCTACCACCATAGCGTAATGGTAGGTAACCTGTCAGAAGCGGCCGCAGAAGCGATTGGAGCAGATGGCTTATTGTGCCGGGTAGGATCGTATTATCATGATATTGGTAAAACAAAACGTCCGTTTTATTTTATTGAAAATCAGAATAATATGGAAAACCCACATGACTCTATTGAACCGAAGCTTAGTAAATCTATCATTGTAGCTCACGCCCGCGATGGGGTGGAAATGCAACGAGAATATAAGCTGCCCAAACCGATTCGTGATATTGCTGAGCAGCATCATGGGACGACGTTCCTGCATTATTTTTACCATAAAGCCCTGAAGCTGGCGGAAGAAAAAGGTGTCGAGCCTGATTTTACCGAGGAAGATTTCCGTTATCCTGGCCCGAAAGCCCAGTCGAAGGAATCGGCTGTTGTAGGAATTGCCGACAGTGTTGAAGCTGCGGTGCGATCCTTGCGTAAGCCAACTGTTCTGCAGGTGGAAACGATGATTGAGAAGATTATTAAAAGTCGACTGGATGATCATCAGTTTGACGAATGTGATTTAACGATTAAAGAATTGGACATTATTGCACGGACGCTGAAAGAAACGGTCATGGGGATTTTCCATTCACGGATCGAATATCCAGAAGATGTGCGTAAGCCGAAAAAAGAGGAAGGGGCACCTAACCCATGA
- a CDS encoding PhoH family protein, whose translation MSEQTASIRITLQNAGEAQSLFGPQDGFLKIIESEIPAIIDSREAELTIRGAEREVDMLGQLFNVLLSLIRSGYILTERDVQYAVELAKDFRVDQLLDLFKGEITTTFRGKPIRVKTIGQKHYVTTIKKRDIVFGIGPAGTGKTYLAVVLAVTALKEGSVKRIILTRPAVEAGESLGFLPGDLQEKVDPYLRPLYDALYDVMGPDQVAKALERGLIEIAPLAYMRGRTLDDSFIILDEAQNTTPEQMKMFLTRLGFGSKMVITGDVTQIDLPRGKKSGLIEAKAILSGIEELGFVYFAEQDVVRHSLVQKIIVAYDRSAENLQ comes from the coding sequence TTGTCAGAACAGACTGCAAGCATTCGTATTACTTTGCAAAATGCGGGAGAAGCGCAATCGCTGTTCGGCCCGCAAGATGGATTCCTAAAAATCATCGAGAGTGAAATTCCTGCTATTATTGATTCCCGTGAAGCAGAGTTAACGATACGTGGTGCGGAGCGGGAAGTAGACATGCTGGGACAATTGTTTAATGTGTTGCTGTCCCTCATTCGGAGCGGTTACATACTTACTGAACGTGATGTGCAGTACGCTGTGGAGCTGGCGAAAGACTTTCGAGTCGATCAATTGCTCGATTTGTTCAAGGGAGAAATTACAACAACTTTTCGTGGAAAGCCTATCCGTGTCAAAACGATTGGCCAGAAGCATTATGTGACAACGATCAAGAAGCGTGATATTGTATTCGGAATCGGTCCTGCAGGAACGGGTAAGACCTACTTGGCGGTAGTGCTTGCAGTTACGGCACTTAAAGAAGGTTCTGTTAAGCGTATCATTCTTACGCGCCCAGCAGTAGAAGCAGGAGAGAGTCTAGGGTTCCTCCCAGGGGATTTGCAAGAAAAGGTAGATCCATACCTTCGTCCGTTATATGATGCCTTATACGACGTTATGGGGCCCGATCAGGTGGCTAAGGCACTTGAACGGGGATTGATTGAAATTGCTCCGCTCGCTTATATGCGTGGTCGTACGCTGGATGATTCATTTATTATTTTGGATGAAGCCCAGAATACAACGCCTGAGCAAATGAAAATGTTTTTGACTCGACTCGGCTTCGGGTCCAAAATGGTGATTACGGGTGACGTTACCCAGATTGACCTGCCTCGCGGCAAAAAATCCGGTTTGATTGAGGCTAAAGCGATTTTATCCGGCATAGAAGAACTCGGTTTTGTTTATTTTGCGGAGCAGGATGTAGTACGGCATTCCCTGGTGCAGAAAATTATCGTTGCCTATGACCGCTCTGCCGAAAACCTCCAATAA
- the yqfD gene encoding sporulation protein YqfD, producing the protein MKEPPLSSLRGFVTLHVTGPQVERFINVISEAGIVIWDVRPAEGGASLKLLLNDFYVLRPILKKTGCRMHVTGRSGLPFLMARLWKRKFFGMGILIFGIMLFMLSTMVWSIRVEGNEKIASEDILAAARQEGVYPFQWIWRLDEPDKLSKGLLAQLPGVSWIGVQRTGTSIKIQVVESKQPDIKPLLSQRHLISRTDAVVTEIYAEQGRPVVARNSRVKKGDILISGALGDEENVQYVVAKGEVKGLVWHEYNIEVPLTTTNSSYTGERKDRTYLVLGKWAIQLWGYGDSPFEKSRTLTEHDPLSWRSIKLPLGLMTEKEMEISETSETLTPEAGFEKGIERAKNDILARYGVDSVIKSQKVLHEKKENGKVYMKVIFEVEEKISEELPIVNN; encoded by the coding sequence ATGAAGGAACCACCTCTTTCATCACTGCGGGGATTCGTTACACTGCATGTGACGGGGCCTCAGGTGGAGAGATTCATTAATGTCATTTCTGAAGCAGGTATAGTGATTTGGGATGTGAGGCCCGCTGAGGGCGGCGCTTCCCTTAAGCTGCTTCTGAATGATTTTTATGTCCTCCGTCCGATTTTAAAGAAGACAGGCTGTCGGATGCATGTTACAGGAAGAAGCGGACTGCCTTTTTTGATGGCGCGGCTTTGGAAACGTAAATTTTTTGGCATGGGAATATTGATATTCGGGATTATGCTCTTTATGTTATCTACGATGGTATGGAGCATTAGAGTCGAGGGGAATGAAAAAATTGCCTCCGAGGATATATTGGCAGCTGCTCGCCAGGAGGGGGTGTATCCTTTTCAATGGATATGGCGTCTGGATGAGCCGGACAAGCTCTCTAAGGGGCTCCTGGCCCAATTACCCGGCGTTTCATGGATAGGGGTGCAGCGGACGGGGACGAGCATTAAAATTCAGGTGGTAGAATCTAAACAGCCGGATATCAAACCTCTGCTTAGTCAGCGGCATTTGATTAGCAGAACAGATGCGGTGGTAACTGAAATATATGCGGAGCAGGGCAGACCGGTTGTAGCGCGTAACTCACGGGTTAAAAAAGGGGATATCCTGATCTCGGGTGCTTTAGGCGACGAAGAGAATGTACAGTACGTGGTGGCTAAAGGTGAAGTTAAGGGTCTAGTGTGGCATGAATACAATATAGAGGTGCCTCTTACAACAACAAATAGCTCATATACAGGGGAGCGTAAGGACCGAACCTATCTGGTGCTTGGTAAATGGGCTATCCAGCTATGGGGTTATGGCGATTCTCCTTTTGAGAAATCACGAACACTTACTGAGCATGATCCGCTGTCCTGGCGGTCCATTAAGCTGCCGCTGGGCCTAATGACTGAGAAAGAAATGGAGATTAGTGAAACAAGTGAGACATTAACTCCAGAGGCTGGATTTGAAAAGGGAATAGAGCGAGCGAAGAATGATATTTTGGCACGTTATGGCGTTGATAGCGTCATCAAAAGTCAAAAAGTTTTGCATGAGAAGAAAGAGAATGGTAAAGTTTATATGAAAGTGATCTTTGAAGTAGAAGAAAAAATTTCCGAAGAACTGCCAATAGTAAACAATTGA
- the yqfC gene encoding sporulation protein YqfC produces MTRIGRRLRGWTNGVLDLPQDLLQEMPRITLIGNKELYIENHRGVLHFSSGHLKLALAKGSLEITGEDLVIRNILGQELAVEGIIGEIRYKESEGKS; encoded by the coding sequence ATGACCCGTATTGGCCGCAGGCTGCGGGGATGGACAAACGGGGTGTTGGATTTACCACAGGACTTACTACAGGAAATGCCCCGGATCACCCTGATCGGCAATAAGGAACTGTATATCGAGAATCATCGCGGCGTGCTGCATTTTTCCTCGGGCCATCTTAAGCTCGCGTTAGCTAAAGGATCGCTTGAAATCACAGGCGAGGATCTTGTCATTCGCAATATTCTTGGTCAGGAGCTGGCAGTAGAAGGCATTATCGGAGAGATCAGATATAAAGAAAGCGAGGGGAAATCATGA